The genomic DNA TTACACAGGACAACATCATCTCCAAGAAGGGTGAAAAGTTTAACGGACATGAATTCCACTATTCAAAAGTTCTTGTCGATGACAATAATATCAAGCATAACCTTGCCTTTAGTATTTTAAGAGGAAAAGGGTCATACAATCTGCAAGACGGATTTATGGAAAGAAATACACTTGCAAGTTATGTCCACACACACGTTGCGGCAATGCCTAACTTTGGTGGAAATCTCGCCATTTCCTCATTGGAACTAGGTGGTTAGAATGAATTTCAAAAAAATCGATTTTTTCCAGCCCATGATTTTAGTGGTTGCAATTCTGGCCTTTCTATCAATGGGATATATCGGATCATTCAATTACAGGTTTGAAGATCCTTTGGATTTGGAAGTGATTTTAACTGTTGTTTTTGCATGCCTGATATTTGCAGTTGGCGCATTAATTGTAAAATATAAAATTAAGATAGATGACAGCAAACAAATCGATTTTTTATCTGAAAAGTTACTGATAATTCTTGTTGTTATAGCACTGATACTGCAGGCTTTGAATATTGTTTTAATAGGGGGAATTCCTCTTTTCGATAGCGTATTGAAATCAAATGCAACAACAAACATCTGGAGAGTTGCATATCCATTATTTTTAATCATGATGAACGTGCTGCTTGCAAAGTATTATGACAGGAAATATCTGCTTCTGGTTGTTTTAGGAGCATTGATTTTTGGTCTTAACGGCTATAGAACTTCAGTATTGGGAATTTTAGGAAGTACTTTCATAACCCTTTATTATCTTGATAAAATATCCAGAAAAGTAGGAATAATATTCATAGCCGTCATTGTACTGGGAATAATGGCCATAGGATATATCGCCTCACAGTCAATAGCAAACCAGCACTGGACATTGAATCCTCTTGAATTGGTGTTCTACAGGGCAGCATTTACACTGGAAGTCTTTGAAAGAATATTAATACTTGGCGGAACCACCCACGGACACATATTAAGTATGATTTTTTCATCAGGCAGTCCGAGAACCTTTATTGGCCAGTATGTACTCACAGACAATGTTTGCTTAACATCAACATTATTCGGACCAGTATATCTTGACTTCGGTTTAATAGGCCTTACAATACAGATGGCTTTTATGGGAGTATTTTTAGGATTAGTCCATAAATTAAAAAAAGGAATTGGTGTTGGTATCTATTCTATAATCTTAACACACACATTGATTTGGATAGAAACCGGACCAACAGACATTATGATATGGTTTTTATACCTAATAGGATTCATTCTATTAATAATTAATTTTAATCATATAAAATTAAACAAAGATTAAGATAATTAAAATAATTAATGAAACAAAGAATACGAATGTTCCTTTTACAACGAACTCGCTGTTTCTTTCTGTATATAATGATAAACCATATGATAAAAGCAATGCAACAACCATTTCTATTAATCCTGCAATACCTGCATCTACACCTAAAATGTTACCGAATAGGTATGCAAGAGCATAGGAAATAATTACAACCAGAATAATTAAAACAATCGGATTTTTGATTAATCTAAATAATAATGGTTCATAATTTGAATTTCGCCTGCTGTCATAATTGTACAGGTTAGTTGGCTGATAGGATGAAATACCGCCCTGAGTGAACCTGTTCTTATTTATCAAAGAGGTCAAACCACTTGCTCTTGAATGCCTTGGCTCATCAATCTGACGATACAATGAACTTTTATAAACATTCGGATGTGCTTCTCTTCTCTGCATAAAATATTCCATATCAGATGCATCGTATTCATATTCAGGATATTCCTCATCGAGGTACGCAGAAGCCCCACCGTCATAAGGAGTATTGTCCAAAGTAGTCTGAGAAGTTCTGTCTTGATAACGCTTAGCCAGTTCAAGTAAGTTGTCTCTGTCAACTAATTTAATATTTTTCCTAAGTGCGTAATTTCTTGCCTGATTGGAGAAATATGAAGAGGATACAATGGTAACTTTTGAAGCTTTTAAGCTTTCTTGCACATCTTCCATTTCTTTTAAAACATCCACTCCAATTTCAAAGTCCTTGTCATAATTTTTACATGCAACAACGACACCAAAATCACCAATTGTTGTAGGAAGTATCGCATATATGTCTATGACTTTCTGAGAGGTTTTAAAATTCTTATAAACCTTGAAACCAGAGTCCTCCATAACTTTTGCTATAAAATTAATCAATTGTGGTTTTTCCAAGTTTCCACCCGTGTGTGTTTTTTCAAAATTAATAATATATTTTATAATTAAAATTATTATTAAAGTTTTTTATAATCACCAAAAAACCTAAAATTATTTAAAAAATAAACTGCCTTAATAAATATATGAAAGCATTAGTAAGTAATGACGATGGAATAACCGCATCAGGAATATTTGCTGCCAAAAAGGCTGTCGATGACTTATGTGACACTTATGTAGTAGCTCCTGAAAGACAACAAAGCGGAATTGGCCATGCATTAACCTTATATGAACCATTAAGAATAAATGACTACACTTTGAAAGACGGAAGTAAAGGTTATGGAGTAAGCGGAACCCCGACCGATGCGGTCACCATAGGCCTTTTTAAGATTCTTAATGAAAAGCCTGACCTGATGATTTCCGGAATAAATACCGGATACAACATAGGCAAAGCCGAACTTACAACATCAGGAACATTAGGTGCAGCTTTGGAAGCAGCCAGTTTCGGAATTCCAACAATAGCCATCTCCCAGGAAGTGACAAGAGACGACATTAAATTTGAAAATGGTGAAAACGAGATTGATTTCAGTTTTGCCGGAAAAATGCTTAAAAAATTAGCTAAAATAATATTAAAAAAAGGGTTGCCTGAAGGAATTGATTTATTGAATGTTAATATTCCGGAAAACCCTGTAAATGAAGAATTTGAAGTCGTTAAACTTGGAAAAAGAATGTATGTGCCAGAGATTGATATTCGTTTGGATCCACGCGAAAAACCTTATTACTGGATTGGCGGAGATCCATATGATAGTGATGAACCCGGCACTGATGGTTATGAATTACGTAAAGCTCATAAAACTACAATAACACCTTTAACAATAGATATGACAGGTGATATGAGTTTATTAAAAGAATGGTTAGATTAAAATACTTATAAGTTTAAATCTTTAAGAATTTTTTCTCTTTCTTCCCTAAGCTCATTTAAAATCTTTTCATCTGTACATCCGTCTTTTTTTAATTGAGCTATTGTACGAGTAATAGCTTCTAAATTACTTTCTAATTGATTTATTGCCATAGTATATATTATTAAACTTAAACTATATAAAGTTGGAACATCAAAATAATAAAATAGAATATTCAAGGATTTGAAAAAATGAGTCGAGAACAAGATAATGTAAACAAACTTTTTGCACAATTTAAAAATAAGTACGTTAGTGTTGATTTAAGAGATAACAATCAAAGTGAAGGAAAAATAGTAGCTATTGATAATTACTTAAATATTGTCCTTGAAAATGAAAACGGCCTTGAAACTATCAAAGGCGGAAACGTAGTATTTGTCAGTTTAAAAGAAGACAAAAAATAGGAATTAAATATCAACTTCAATTCCTAAAATCTCTTTTTTACCGTTATAAACATCCATTGCTATTTGAGCTGCACCGATAGCTCCAGATTCTTTTGAAATGACTTTCAAGTCATATTTATTTTTGAAATATTTGTTTATTTCATCTTCAAAATTGAATGGCTCTGTTGCACTTCCTATAGAACCTGTTAAAACTATCCCTTCAATTTCATTTTCACATACAACTTCAAGACCTGCTATTTCCATAGCTACTGTCATTATCAGTGTATCGATAGCTAGTTTCGCTTTCTCGTCACCTTTTCTGTAATTTTCCAAAAGCTGATCTTTCATATTGGCGACCTTGCCATCAATGCCTGCTATCTTGATAGCCCCTGCATGTGAAAAACAGTCATTGGCTGATGCGTTGTTCTCGTCAATGTTTCTAATCATTGCCAAATCTATTGGTCCGTGAACAATACCCATTGCACCAACGCAAGCGTCCATAGCTCCTTTTATCTTTCCATCTTCAATCAGTATGTCTACACTATTGGAAGAGATATCCGCTACAATAAAATTGGACCATCCGGTCTCCTTTACTGCATTGTATGAAATACTAACCTTTTCGGGACTTGCCTGGTGAGAATAAGCCGCTCTAAACAATTCATTTAAAGAAGTGGAATCCTTATGAAGACCAGGAATCATGATTGAATCAATATCCAGCTGTTCCAACTCAGAAAAAACAGATGTTCCTCCGCCAGTAACCTTACCGGCACCATTGATTGATAAAATTCCCCTGTCCTCCACTTTTTCAGTTGGAAGAATCTTATTAATACCGTCACCCATTGCGTAGGTAATGGCCATCAGTTTTACGTCTTCAAAATCAACACGTTTCGCAAGTTCCTCAGTTGCTGAAACTAGACCTTTCTTACTTTCCTCTCTTCCTATTTTAAAAACATCAATAACATTGCCTTCATCAGACATCAAACAAAAAGAGATTCCAGTAGTTCCATGGTCCATCCCGATAAATACCATGATTATCACAAAAAAATTAAAATAAAAAAAGAAAATAAAAAGACTTAATCGTCTTTTTGTAATCCACAAGCTTTTCTTAATCTTTCACCGACAATTTCAATGTCCATTTGACTTTGTTCTGCTCTCATTTCTTTTAAGTTAGCACCGTCGGTAATGTTTTCATCAGCCCATTCTTTTTTGAAGGTACCATCTTGGATTTGTTTTAATGTTTCTTTCATACCTTCTTTTGCTTCATCAGTAATGATTTTTTTACCTCTGGTTAAACCACCATATTCAGCAGTGTTACTTACATCATGCCACATTCCAGCGAAACCTTTTTCGTAGATTAAGTCAACGATAAGTTTTACTTCGTGACAGGTTTCAAAGTAAGCGATTTCAGGCTGATAACCTGCTTCAACTAAAGTGGTGAATCCTGCATTGATTAATTCAGTAATACCACCACATAAAACAGTTTGTTCACCAAATAAGTCAGTTTCGGTTTCTTCTTTGAAAGTGGTTTCTAAAACACCAGCTTTGGTTAATCCACAAGCTTTTGCCATACCTAATGCAAGTTGTAAAGCGTCACCGGTAGCGTCTTGCTGTACAGCTACTAAACCAGGGATACCGAATCCTTCTTCGTAGGTTCTTCTTACCATGGATCCTGGTCCTTTTGGTGCAAACATTACAATGTTTACGTCTTCACCCGGTTTGATTAATTCAAAGTGGATGTTGTAACCGTGAGAGAATGAAATTGTGTTTCCAGCTTCAACATATGGTGCAATTTGTTCGTTGTATACTTTTTCCTGGATTTCATCAGGTAGCAAGATGTGAATGATGTCAGCTTCTTTTGCTGCATCTTCAATGGTTTTTACAGTCATTCCATCTTCTTGGACTAAGTTCCAAGAACTACCATTTTCTCTTACACCAACAATAACATTAGCTCCACTGTCAGCCATGTTTCTGGATTGTGCTCTTCCTTGGGAACCATATCCGATAACAGCTATGGTTTTACCTTCAAGAGCGTCTGTATTTACATCTGCATCATAATACATTTTCATTTTAAATCATCTCGTAAAATAATTTAATAATATTAAGATATATAAAATATCATTTAATAAATATGAATTTTTATATTTATAAAAGTAACTTAAAAAAGACTTTAAATACTATTATTGTAATATATAGTATACAATAAAAAGGTGATATTATTAAGAAATTATATAATCTATTGTTATTTTCATTGATTTTATTTTTAGCTATCGGAATAGTGTCTGCATCAGAAAATACCACCGATACTGGAGATATTGGAAATCTAATTGATGAATGTGAAGACCAAGGTACAATAAAACTTGATGAAAAAACATATGAATTAAATCCTGACAATGAGACACATTTATATTTAAATAAAACCATTTCAATTGAAGGAACACATGGAAAAACAGTCATTTACGGGAAAAATTCCACTTTATATTTAGATGTTGAAAAAGAGCCAGAGCCTGACTATAATGGAACAATCATAATTGCAAAAGACATTTATGATGTTAAAAATACTGGAAAACACATTATTTTTAAAAATATCACTTTCAAGGATTTAAACTTAATAAGTCATCACAATATGAGCTTTTTAGATTGTAAATTCATAAATACAAATTTCACAAGCAAAGAATTAAACAATAGCTTTGATAATTGTGTGTTTGATAAATCAAAGATTGAATTGAACCAATATGACATGTTCAGATATACATACTATTCAAAAATAATCAACTGTACCTTTTACAACTCAACAGTTACTTCAAAGACCAATATATTTCTCCAAATTGTTGGAAGTTCCAGAATATTTATGCATAATAGTATAGATTTAATAAATTCAAGTCTTTTCAGCTCAGACATTACGCTATCCCACTATAACATTAACATGACAAACTTGAAATTCCACGATTCAAATTTAAAAGGATGGTCCGACATCATAAACATTACAAACACATCATTTGCTAACCCTGTAATTGACTATGACTACACAGATATCAATTTTGAAAAAACTATTATTAATAATGCTGAATTCATATTGCAGGCAGGATATTATGCAAAAGGATGTAAAATAGTTTTAAAAGATAGTAAAATCACCAACTCTACTTTTGGATTTGACACAAATATTGGATCTAGACCGTCAAATTTAATAATTCAAAATTCCTCTGTTGAGGAGTGTGAAATTAAAACAGTAGATACCAACATTAAATCACATGACTCAAATTTCAATAAATCAACCATAGAGTTATACTTATCAAATTTAAACTTATACAATTCAATATTTTACAATGACGGAAACATGAACGATACCATAAAAACAATTATCGAAGATTCATTCCCTACAAGAGACGAAAATGGAACATTCATTGAAAAAATCTTTATTATCCCAGTTAATACTAGTTATACTTCAGAAAACTCATATTTCATCAACAATAGTGGAAAATACGAAATCAATGATTCTGACATCAATGTTGATACATCATATAGAATAACATTTGATAAAAATATTCCACACCACATTAATGAAAACATTACCTTTAATGTGAAAGACTATAAGGGAAATCCGGTTTCAAATTTCAGATTAACAATTAAAAACTCAAATAATTATTATACAGTTTTAATCTTTACAGATGAAAAGGGTAATGCGAATTATACTCTTGAAGACATAGGTGAATTAACACTTGAAATATCTTATGAATCTTTTAACTTACATTGGATATCCAATATAAATCAAATGCAAGTTAATTTAACCGTAAATCCAAAAATATCTGATATAAAGTTAATTAAAGACTTTAAATTCAATAAATATTCAAATATCAATAGTTTTTTAGAATTAAAAACAGTAAGCAACTATACTGGTGATTTATCAGGTATTCCAGTTATTTTTAAAGTATTTACAGGCAATAAATACAAAGCATATCGTGAAACAACAGATTCTAATGGAGATGTAGTTTTTGAAATTCCTACAAAACTTGATGCGGGAACTCATAAAATCCAAGTTATCATTGGAAAAGAGATAATGAAAACAACTTCCATTAAAATTGACAAAGCAAGAACAATCGTAAAAGCTCCAAAAGTAACCAATAAATACAAAAAATCAAGATATTTCAAAGTAACAATCAAAAATAAAGAAACCAAAAAAATGCTTTCTAACGTTAAAGTTAAAATAAAAGTGTTTACTGGTAAAAAATTCAAAACATATACAGCTAAAACAAATAAAAAAGGAATAGCAACAATAAATACTAAAAACTTAAAAATAGGAACACATAAAGTTGTTATTTCTTCTGCAAACAACAACTATAAAATATCTGCAAAAAGTGCAATAAAAATTAAAAAATAGATGGTTTAATAGCCATCTACTAAAACTTTTAACTCACCGGTTACAATGTCTATGATAAGACCATGTACTGGTACATCTGGAATCAATGGGTGGTTTTTGATTTTTTCCACAACGTCTTTTACGTTTTCTTCTTCTGATTCAAATCCACCAATCCATTCTTCAAGGTCATATTTTGCAATATCTTCTTCTTTGATGCCTCTTGCAAGCATTTTTTCTTTTAAAGCTTCAGCATCTGCACCAGCCATACCACATTCAGTGTGACCAACAACCATTACTTCTTCAGCACCAAGATTGTATAAAGCTGCGCCGATAGATCTGATTGCGTCTTCTCCAACAATAGAGTTTCCTGCATTTCTGACTATTTTTGCATCTCCTCTTTTAAGTCCTAAAGCTGGTTCGAAGAAATCGATTAATCTGCAGTCCATACAGGTTAAAATAGCTAATTTTTTAGCTGCATGGTGAGACATTTCTTCGCCTTCAAAGTTTTCTACAAATTCCTTATTGTCGTTTAATACATCTTCTAATATAGTCATTTTTATACTCCCCTTGCCATTCCGGTTAGGCCAGTACGTGAAATTTTTTTGATTCCATAACCTTTTAATAAAGATATGAATGCATTTACTTTCTTTTTATCTCCAGTTATCTCAATAATTAATGTTTCTTCTGTAACATCCAAAATATTGGCCCTGAAGATATTGGAATACTGCATTATTTCAGCTCTTGCTTTTGCATTAGGAATCTTTACCTTTACAAGGCACAATTCCCTTTTAACAGCATTTTCAGTAATATCTTTAATCTTGACAACATCAACTAACTTATTAAGTTGTTTTGTGACTTGTTCCAAACCTTTTTCATCAGCATGAACTGTTATGACCATTCTTGACAGGCCTTCAACTTCAGATACACCAACAGTTATGCCGTCAATGTTGATTCCTCTTCTATTCAACATTCCTGCGACTTTCTGTAAAACACCCGGTTTGTCTTCAACCAATGTAGAAATGACATGATATTTAAGTGTCATTTAAATCACATCCTTTTCAAGTTTGTATTCACCAATCATTTCGTTAATTCCAGCCCCTGGAGGCAGCATAGGCAGAGCCTCTTCCGAATCAATGACAATATCGAGCAATATTGCTTCATTATCTTTTATTGCTTTTGATAATGCCTCTTTAGTTTCACCAGGTTTGGTAATTCTTTCAGCGTTAATGTTAAAACTTTCAGCCAATTTGACAAAGTCCGGACTGTCTTTAAATACAGTTTGTGAATGTCTGTTATTGTATAATAAACTTTGCCATTGATATACCATTCCTAAAGTTCTGTTTTCTAAAACTATTGCAATTACAGGTATATCATAATCATAAACGGTAGCCAGTTCCTGACAAACCATTAAAAATCCACCATCACCGTTTATAGAAACAACAGGATCATCAGGACATGCCACTTTAGCACCGATAGCTGACGGGAATCCGAATCCCATAGTTCCAAGTCCTCCTGATGATATGAATTTACGCGGTTTTTGAGTATCATAGAAATGTGCCGCCCACATCTGATTCTGACCGACATCAGTTGTTAAAATTGAATCAGGAGTTAAAACTTCTGAAATTTCTTTTATTACAGTTTGAGGTTTAAGAGGCACATCATCATATGTTACTCTTGGAAGTAAATCAATTTTACGTTGTTTGATCATGTCTGTCCACTTATTAACATCATCTGAAGTGCTATAACCTTTTAATGATTTATTTAATGAAGATAAAATATTTTTTGCGTCCCCTACAATAGGTAAATCCACATCTACATTTTTACCGATTTCCGCAGGGTCAATATCAATATGAATAACTTTAGTATCCGGAACAAAGCTGTCAAGTCTTCCGGTTGTTCTGTCTGAGAACCTGATACCGATAGCAATCAACAAATCAGATTCATTTACAGTATCATTAGAAACTTTTCTACCGTGCATACCAAGCATTCCCAATGCCAAATCACTGGTTTCATCAATAGCTCCCTTACCTAAAAGTGAAGTCATTACAGGAGCATTTATAGTTTCTGCAAATTCTTTTAGTTCACTGCATGCATTTGATATGATAACACCTGCACCTGCTAAAATTAAAGGTTTTTTAGCCTCTCTAATTAAATTACAGGCTTTTTTAACTTGTCTAAGATTACCTTTAATGGTCGGATTATAACCCGGTGTATCGATTATAGTATCATCAAAAGCAGTCAATTCTCCTTCCTGAACTTCTTTTGGGACATCAATTAAAACAGGACCCGGTCTTCCGGTTGCTGCTATTTCAAAACTGGATTTAACAATTGAAGGTATTAAATCTGGATCTTTAGGTTGAAAACTATGTTTTACAATAGGCATTGTAATTCCAATAATATCTGCTTCTTGGAATGCATCATTTCCTATTAAATGGGTAGGAACCTGTCCGGTAATTGCCACAATAGGAGAAGAATCCATATAAGCTGTTCCAATACCAGTTACAAGGTTGGTCGCACCCGGTCCGGAAGTTGCCAAACACACACCTACACGACCTGAAGCTCTCGCATAACCGTCAGCTGCATGAGCTGCGCACTGTTCGTGTCTAACCAATATATGCTCCATGTCTGCATCATACAACATGTCATAAAATGGTATGGTTTGTCCGCCAGGATAACCAAATATAGTTTTGACCCCCATATTTTTGAGGGATTCTATTATTGCTTCTCCGCCTCTCATTGTAAAAACCTTTTTATATATTATACAATTACATATGAATAAAAAAATATATATAATTATTGAAAATAATATTATTGTATTTAACTTGTGATGAATATGAATCTTACAAAGTATATTTGCCATAGAATGCCTGAGAGAAGTTTCTTCATTAAAGGTCATCAATTCCCAGTGTGTGCCCGATGCACAGGGTTTTACACAGGATTGGTTGTTTATTTAATATTTAATTCTTTCTTTAAACACAACTATGACATTTATACATTATTGATAGCCATTATCTTAATGATACCAGTAGCTATTGACGGAATCACACAATATTTTGGACCTAGGGAAAGCACAAATGCCTTAAGATTTGCAACAGGTTTCATTGGCGGTGTAGGTTTAATAATATTTTTAAAGATTATGATAAGGTGGGTTTTAAATGTATTGTTACAAATGTGGTGAAGACAATCCTGATGAAGCTAAATTCTGTAGAAATTGCGGCGCACCATTGAACCGGGACGAAGAAGTAAAAAAAGTGGAGGTCATTGATTCTCCAAATTACAATCAGAATCAACAACAGCAAAGGACTACCACTACAACAACAAGCACCTCATCAGGAAGCAGCGACAGCTCTGCATGGATAGGATGCTGCTGTCTAGGTTTAATTGTTGTATTTATCCTGTCAGCATTATTCAGCGGAATTTAAAAAAAAGTTAATCTTTTAGATAATAGTATAAAACAGCTTTTTGAGCATGCATTCTGTTTTCCGCTTCGTCATAGATTACGGACTGTGGCCCGTCAATAACATCAGCAGTTACTTCCTTACCTCTGATTGCAGGTAAACAATGCATGAATATAGCTCCATCATTAGCTAAAGCCATCAAATCACTATTTACTTGGAATGGGGCAAAATCAATTTCCCTTTTTTCTTTTTCATCTTCCTCACCCATACTTACCCAAACATCGGTGAATACTGCATCAACATTTTCCATTGCAACACCAATATCATCAGTGATAGTTATCTGAGTGTTGTTTTCTTCAGCATATTCAAAAGCAGTTTTTAAAATACTTTCAGCAGGCTCATAACCTTTAGGGCAAGCCAGTGACATGTCCATACCAAGCAGTGGAGCAATCAATAAAAGGGAATTGGATACATTATTTCCATCACCAACAAAACAGATTTTTTTGCCTTCCCAGTCACCTAAATGTTCTTTGATTGTCAGCATATCGGCAAGTGCCTGACAAGGGTGTTCCAAATCTGTTAATCCATTAATAACAGGGACGTCAGCATATTTAGCCAGTTCTTCAACATCTGAATGTTTTATTGCACGAATCATTATTC from Methanobrevibacter sp. includes the following:
- a CDS encoding zinc ribbon domain-containing protein; translation: MYCYKCGEDNPDEAKFCRNCGAPLNRDEEVKKVEVIDSPNYNQNQQQQRTTTTTTSTSSGSSDSSAWIGCCCLGLIVVFILSALFSGI
- the argF gene encoding ornithine carbamoyltransferase, with product MGSLLSVTDIKDDVKHILDLASKIKAGEIEEKPLKGKTLAMIFQKSSTRTRVSFDVGMYQLGGRAIFLSSNDLQMGRGEPISDTAKVLSRFVDGIMIRAIKHSDVEELAKYADVPVINGLTDLEHPCQALADMLTIKEHLGDWEGKKICFVGDGNNVSNSLLLIAPLLGMDMSLACPKGYEPAESILKTAFEYAEENNTQITITDDIGVAMENVDAVFTDVWVSMGEEDEKEKREIDFAPFQVNSDLMALANDGAIFMHCLPAIRGKEVTADVIDGPQSVIYDEAENRMHAQKAVLYYYLKD